The Kineococcus endophyticus genome includes a region encoding these proteins:
- a CDS encoding GspE/PulE family protein translates to MTTLDDGPGAGPATGQVPEQGGNQVRKRLGDVLVEKGLLVPEDLEVALAEQRNVEGPRRRLGQILVELGMVSEAELAQCLAELLNLEHVDLSRINLAPDVVRILPRAVAERCRVLVLDKTPEYLLVAAADPTNVLALDDVKLYTRTPELHVVVAMDSQIRDHLARAWSLTEDTSQVSRMVEDATDDEDEDPLAALNGSVDDDAPIVKLVNRILSDAVRLRCSDIHLESQRDQLRVRFRVDGLLRDVMSAPKRVAPSVISRIKIISGLDISERRIPQDGRTRVMVDGSAIDCRVSTLPALHGEKIVIRLLTRGDDVPSLPSLGFEPEQLEIFEKALSVPQGLVLITGPTGSGKTNTLYAAIHATMSPEKNIITLEDPVEVQLPGITQVQVHAKVGMTFSAGLRSVLRQDPDIVLIGEVRDTETAELALKASMTGHLVLTTLHTNSAVGALTRLVDMGAAPFLVASSLTAAIAQRLVRKPCDSCADGYIPDENTLALLDLTIEDILDATPLKGTGCPECGGTGYRGRTAVYEVLDVTPSMRKVLMHDATESALLAEAERIGMKNLRQSALAKAMRGETTFEEVIRVTAG, encoded by the coding sequence GTGACGACTCTCGACGACGGCCCCGGAGCGGGCCCCGCCACGGGCCAGGTCCCCGAGCAGGGTGGCAACCAGGTCCGCAAGCGCCTGGGCGACGTCCTCGTCGAGAAGGGCCTGCTGGTCCCCGAGGACCTCGAGGTGGCGCTCGCCGAGCAGCGCAACGTCGAGGGCCCGCGCCGGCGCCTGGGGCAGATCCTCGTCGAGCTCGGCATGGTCTCCGAGGCCGAGCTGGCCCAGTGCCTCGCCGAGCTGCTGAACCTCGAGCACGTCGACCTCTCGCGCATCAACCTCGCCCCCGACGTCGTGCGGATCCTGCCGCGCGCCGTCGCCGAGCGCTGCCGCGTCCTCGTCCTGGACAAGACGCCGGAGTACCTGCTCGTCGCGGCCGCCGACCCCACGAACGTCCTCGCCCTGGACGACGTGAAGCTCTACACGCGCACCCCCGAGCTGCACGTCGTCGTCGCGATGGACTCCCAGATCCGCGACCACCTCGCCCGCGCGTGGTCCCTCACCGAGGACACCTCGCAGGTCTCGCGGATGGTCGAGGACGCCACCGACGACGAGGACGAGGACCCGCTCGCCGCGCTCAACGGCTCGGTCGACGACGACGCCCCCATCGTCAAGCTCGTCAACCGGATCCTGTCCGACGCCGTCCGGCTGCGCTGCTCCGACATCCACCTGGAGTCCCAGCGCGACCAGCTGCGCGTGAGGTTCCGCGTCGACGGCCTGCTGCGCGACGTCATGAGCGCCCCCAAGCGGGTCGCGCCGAGCGTCATCAGCCGCATCAAGATCATCTCCGGCCTGGACATCTCCGAGCGCCGCATCCCCCAGGACGGCCGCACCCGCGTCATGGTCGACGGGTCCGCGATCGACTGCCGTGTCTCGACGCTGCCGGCGCTGCACGGAGAGAAGATCGTCATCCGCCTGCTGACGCGCGGCGACGACGTCCCCTCGCTGCCCTCCCTCGGGTTCGAACCCGAGCAGCTCGAGATCTTCGAGAAGGCCCTCAGCGTGCCGCAGGGTCTGGTCCTCATCACCGGCCCCACCGGGTCCGGGAAGACGAACACCCTCTACGCGGCCATCCACGCGACGATGTCGCCGGAGAAGAACATCATCACCCTCGAGGACCCCGTCGAGGTCCAGCTGCCCGGGATCACCCAGGTCCAGGTGCACGCCAAGGTCGGCATGACGTTCTCCGCCGGCCTGCGCTCGGTCCTGCGCCAGGACCCCGACATCGTCCTCATCGGTGAGGTCCGCGACACCGAGACGGCCGAGCTGGCGCTCAAGGCGTCGATGACCGGTCACCTCGTGCTGACGACCCTGCACACGAACTCGGCCGTCGGCGCCCTGACGCGTCTGGTCGACATGGGCGCGGCGCCGTTCCTCGTCGCCAGCTCGCTGACGGCCGCGATCGCCCAGCGCCTCGTCCGCAAACCCTGCGACTCGTGCGCCGACGGGTACATCCCGGACGAGAACACCCTGGCGCTGCTCGACCTCACGATCGAGGACATCCTCGACGCGACGCCGCTGAAGGGCACCGGCTGCCCGGAGTGCGGCGGGACCGGCTACCGCGGCCGGACCGCGGTCTACGAGGTCCTCGACGTCACCCCGAGCATGCGCAAGGTCCTCATGCACGACGCGACGGAGTCGGCGCTGCTGGCCGAGGCCGAGCGCATTGGCATGAAGAACCTGCGCCAGTCCGCGCTGGCCAAGGCCATGCGCGGCGAGACGACCTTCGAGGAGGTCATCCGCGTCACGGCAGGCTGA
- a CDS encoding DUF1003 domain-containing protein: MPEARENRRGQRREAVSLDTPRESRRPWLARPQFDPDAFGRASEGFARFMGTGRFLVYMTVFVAVWLAWNTFAPKSVQFDPRALNYTLLTLILSLQASYAAPLILLAQNRQDDRDRVLNEQDRSRDERALADTEYLTREVAALRIALRDVATRDFVRSELRSILEELAEEGVTVSASPSRDAKRKGGKKRKRVTEPGAPTRVAEPDSGSEREVPTPDG; this comes from the coding sequence GTGCCTGAAGCCCGCGAGAACCGCCGCGGCCAGCGCCGCGAGGCGGTGTCCCTCGACACCCCCCGCGAGAGCCGGCGCCCCTGGCTGGCGCGTCCGCAGTTCGACCCCGACGCGTTCGGCCGCGCCTCCGAGGGCTTCGCCCGCTTCATGGGCACGGGCCGCTTCCTCGTCTACATGACGGTGTTCGTCGCCGTGTGGCTGGCGTGGAACACCTTCGCCCCCAAGAGCGTGCAGTTCGACCCGCGGGCCCTGAACTACACCCTGCTCACGCTCATCCTGTCGCTGCAGGCGTCGTACGCGGCTCCCCTCATCCTGCTCGCGCAGAACCGGCAGGACGACCGCGACCGCGTCCTCAACGAGCAGGACCGCTCACGCGACGAACGGGCGCTGGCCGACACCGAGTACCTCACCCGCGAGGTCGCGGCCCTGCGCATCGCGCTGCGCGACGTCGCCACGCGCGACTTCGTCCGCTCGGAGCTGCGCTCGATCCTCGAGGAGCTCGCCGAGGAGGGCGTCACCGTCTCGGCGTCGCCGTCACGCGACGCCAAGCGCAAGGGCGGCAAGAAGCGCAAGCGGGTGACCGAGCCGGGTGCGCCCACCCGCGTGGCGGAGCCGGACTCAGGTTCGGAGCGTGAGGTGCCGACACCTGACGGGTGA
- a CDS encoding magnesium transporter MgtE N-terminal domain-containing protein, producing the protein MTGPTTRVFAARLAGTSVFDPQGDQVGRVRDVVGMLRPRGPVRVIGLVVEVPGRRRVFVPMTRVTSIDAGQVITTGLVNMRRFEQRGAETLLLAELLDRTVQLADGSGEATIEDLGLDAVRARDWHLTRLFVRRGTNPRGLSGRLRRRGETMTIPVEGVLGGVIGLASPDLDQGATNLLAAFEELKATDLAEVIHELTPKRRREVAAALDDERLADVLEELPEDDQIEILSGLEGDRAAHVLEEMQPDDAADLLSELPSEQAERLMALMDPEDADPVRRLLAYDDYTAGGLMTTDPVVLAPDDTVAEALAHVRRTELNVPLATAVYVCRPPLETPTGRYLGTAHLQRLLREPPQTPLGQLLDNDIDPLAPEETLQAVTRQLAAYNLVSLPVVDEDGHLLGAVTADDVLDHLLPEDWRDAEEEVFEGPTGQESTRA; encoded by the coding sequence GTGACCGGACCCACCACGCGTGTCTTCGCCGCCCGCCTGGCGGGCACGTCGGTCTTCGACCCCCAGGGCGACCAGGTCGGCCGGGTCCGCGACGTCGTGGGGATGCTGCGACCGCGCGGACCGGTGCGCGTCATCGGTCTGGTCGTCGAGGTCCCCGGTCGCCGCCGCGTCTTCGTCCCCATGACCCGCGTGACGTCCATCGACGCCGGTCAGGTCATCACGACGGGCCTGGTGAACATGCGCCGCTTCGAGCAGCGCGGCGCCGAGACGCTGCTGCTCGCAGAGCTCCTCGACCGCACGGTCCAGCTCGCCGACGGCAGCGGGGAGGCCACGATCGAGGACCTGGGACTGGACGCCGTCCGCGCCCGCGACTGGCACCTCACCCGGCTGTTCGTGCGTCGCGGGACGAACCCGCGCGGGCTGTCCGGCCGGCTCCGGCGGCGCGGGGAGACCATGACCATCCCGGTCGAGGGCGTCCTCGGCGGCGTCATCGGGCTGGCCTCCCCCGACCTGGACCAGGGGGCGACGAACCTGCTCGCGGCCTTCGAGGAGCTCAAGGCGACCGACCTGGCCGAGGTGATCCACGAGCTGACGCCCAAGCGCCGACGGGAGGTCGCCGCGGCCCTCGACGACGAGCGGCTCGCCGACGTCCTCGAGGAGCTGCCCGAGGACGACCAGATCGAGATCCTCTCGGGCCTGGAGGGCGACCGCGCCGCGCACGTCCTGGAGGAGATGCAGCCCGACGACGCGGCCGACCTGCTGTCGGAGCTGCCTTCGGAGCAGGCCGAGCGGCTCATGGCCCTCATGGACCCCGAGGACGCCGACCCGGTCCGCCGCCTCCTGGCCTACGACGACTACACCGCCGGTGGTCTCATGACGACCGACCCCGTCGTCCTGGCCCCCGACGACACCGTCGCAGAGGCACTGGCCCACGTGCGGCGCACCGAGCTGAACGTCCCGCTCGCCACCGCCGTCTACGTCTGCCGGCCGCCGCTGGAGACGCCCACGGGGCGCTACCTCGGCACCGCGCACCTGCAGCGGCTGCTGCGCGAACCGCCGCAGACACCGCTGGGTCAGCTGCTGGACAACGACATCGACCCCCTCGCCCCGGAGGAGACGCTGCAGGCGGTGACGCGCCAGCTGGCGGCGTACAACCTCGTCTCGCTGCCCGTGGTCGACGAGGACGGCCACCTGCTGGGGGCCGTGACCGCCGACGACGTCCTGGACCACCTGCTGCCGGAGGACTGGCGCGACGCGGAGGAGGAGGTCTTCGAAGGGCCGACCGGACAGGAGAGCACCCGTGCCTGA
- a CDS encoding Dps family protein, with protein sequence MAKESKKMKSEGTPLYTIPGLTTEQGAEIAALLQDRLNALTDLHLTLKHVHWNVVGPHFVAVHEMLDPQVDAVREMADTTAERIATLGLSPVGTPGALVADRGWDDYSIGRAGAIEHLGALDLVYSGVIEDHRKAIEATDDLDLVTQDMLIAQAGQLEQFHWFVRAHLETTGGQLTTAGASTEVEATRQAGRAGVKRKSA encoded by the coding sequence ATGGCCAAGGAGAGCAAGAAGATGAAGTCCGAGGGCACCCCGCTCTACACGATCCCCGGGCTGACGACGGAGCAGGGCGCCGAGATCGCAGCGCTCCTGCAGGACCGCCTCAACGCCCTGACCGACCTGCACCTGACGCTGAAGCACGTCCACTGGAACGTCGTGGGCCCGCACTTCGTGGCGGTCCACGAGATGCTCGACCCGCAGGTCGACGCCGTCCGCGAGATGGCCGACACGACCGCCGAGCGCATCGCCACCCTGGGCCTGTCGCCCGTCGGCACCCCGGGCGCGCTCGTCGCCGACCGCGGCTGGGACGACTACTCCATCGGTCGCGCGGGCGCCATCGAGCACCTGGGTGCGCTCGACCTCGTCTACAGCGGCGTCATCGAGGACCACCGCAAGGCCATCGAGGCCACGGACGACCTCGACCTCGTCACGCAGGACATGCTCATCGCGCAGGCCGGCCAGCTCGAGCAGTTCCACTGGTTCGTCCGCGCCCACCTCGAGACCACCGGTGGTCAGCTCACCACCGCCGGTGCCAGCACCGAGGTCGAGGCCACGCGGCAGGCGGGACGCGCGGGCGTCAAGCGCAAGTCCGCCTGA
- a CDS encoding general stress protein: protein MSNLGPMGGPRRITTPTPPSGETIGRYGTYSEAQRAVDFLSDEHFPVQNVTIVGTGLQMVERVTGRLTYGRAAGAGAASGAWFGLLIGLMLSVFGPGGSGALLTGILVGAGFGMLFGVISYALTGGRRDFTSSSQIVASEYTVLCLPQLAGQAREVLSRLPNGLGRDSGSPSGQSPWGAPDASQRPWGPPPGGTQPYMPPPQPGSAPATQPPPPPSFEKAPEPEPVHDLSGPTYAEKMEEARRQRRAAEARAREEQDRSER from the coding sequence ATGTCGAACCTCGGGCCCATGGGTGGTCCGCGCCGGATCACCACGCCGACGCCCCCCTCGGGCGAGACGATCGGCCGCTACGGGACCTACTCCGAGGCGCAGCGCGCGGTGGACTTCCTCTCCGACGAGCACTTCCCGGTGCAGAACGTGACGATCGTCGGCACCGGGCTGCAGATGGTCGAGCGGGTCACGGGGCGGCTGACCTACGGTCGCGCAGCGGGCGCGGGGGCCGCCTCCGGAGCTTGGTTCGGTCTGCTCATCGGGCTCATGCTGTCGGTGTTCGGTCCCGGCGGCAGCGGGGCGCTCCTGACGGGCATCCTCGTCGGTGCCGGGTTCGGGATGCTCTTCGGCGTCATCTCCTACGCCCTCACCGGCGGGCGCCGCGACTTCACGTCGTCCTCGCAGATCGTCGCATCGGAGTACACCGTCCTGTGCCTGCCGCAGCTGGCCGGTCAGGCCCGGGAGGTGCTCTCGCGCCTGCCCAACGGGCTCGGCCGCGACAGCGGGTCGCCGTCGGGCCAATCCCCGTGGGGTGCGCCCGACGCGTCGCAGCGACCGTGGGGTCCGCCGCCCGGCGGCACCCAGCCGTACATGCCGCCGCCGCAGCCCGGCTCGGCTCCGGCGACGCAACCGCCACCCCCGCCGTCGTTCGAGAAGGCACCCGAGCCCGAGCCGGTGCACGACCTCTCGGGTCCGACGTACGCCGAGAAGATGGAGGAGGCACGCCGTCAGCGGCGCGCTGCCGAGGCGAGAGCGCGCGAGGAGCAGGACCGCTCCGAGCGCTGA
- a CDS encoding aminopeptidase P family protein, translating to MTSHRSTPRSAAFRQFIAQGWGPRPAEDLEAAGVAPFAARRREVLSSLFPGEVLVVPAGTLVRRSNDCDYRFRPHSAFAHLTGLGTDREADAVLVLLPTDQGHDAVLYVRPQAARDTEEFFADARYGELWVGPRTTLPALAAQTGLACHDVATLTDEVTAGLEGARGLRIVPDADPAVTALVTPLRGPADEKAREKADEEFVTALSELRLVKDEWEVAQLRDAVAASARGFEEVVRTLPRAVGHARGERVVEAAFDGTARIEGNGVGYETISAAGDHACTLHWIRNDGAIAPGQLLLLDAGVEVDSLYTADVTRTLPVDGTFTPAQRRVYQAVLDAAEAAFAVARPGVKFREVHAAAMEVVADRLSAWGMLPVDAATSLGEEGQFHRRWMPHGTSHHLGLDVHDCAQARKEMYLDAELREGMVFTIEPGIYIKTEDELAPEELRGIGVRIEDDVLVTADGVENLSAALPRTPDDVEAWMASLR from the coding sequence ATGACGTCGCACCGGTCGACGCCGCGCTCGGCCGCCTTCCGGCAGTTCATCGCGCAGGGCTGGGGTCCGCGTCCGGCCGAGGACCTCGAGGCCGCGGGGGTGGCGCCCTTCGCCGCCCGCCGCCGCGAGGTGCTGTCCTCGCTCTTCCCGGGCGAGGTGCTCGTCGTGCCCGCCGGCACGCTGGTGCGCCGGTCCAACGACTGCGACTACCGCTTCCGCCCGCACTCGGCGTTCGCGCACCTCACGGGCCTGGGCACCGACCGCGAGGCGGACGCCGTCCTCGTCCTGCTCCCGACCGACCAGGGCCACGACGCCGTCCTGTACGTGCGGCCGCAGGCGGCGCGCGACACCGAGGAGTTCTTCGCCGACGCCCGCTACGGCGAGCTGTGGGTGGGCCCGCGCACGACCCTGCCGGCCCTCGCCGCCCAGACGGGCCTGGCCTGCCACGACGTCGCGACGCTCACCGACGAGGTGACGGCCGGCCTCGAGGGCGCGCGCGGGCTGCGGATCGTGCCCGACGCCGACCCGGCGGTCACCGCGCTCGTGACGCCGCTGCGGGGCCCGGCGGACGAGAAGGCACGCGAGAAGGCCGACGAGGAGTTCGTCACGGCGCTGTCCGAGCTGCGCCTCGTGAAGGACGAGTGGGAGGTCGCGCAGCTGCGCGACGCCGTCGCCGCCAGCGCCCGCGGCTTCGAGGAGGTCGTGCGCACCCTCCCCCGCGCCGTCGGTCACGCCCGCGGTGAGCGCGTCGTCGAGGCCGCCTTCGACGGCACGGCCCGCATCGAGGGCAACGGCGTCGGGTACGAGACGATCTCGGCGGCCGGCGACCACGCCTGCACGCTGCACTGGATCCGCAACGACGGCGCCATCGCCCCCGGTCAGCTGCTGCTGCTGGACGCCGGCGTCGAGGTGGACTCGCTCTACACCGCCGACGTCACGCGCACGCTGCCCGTCGACGGCACGTTCACCCCGGCCCAGCGCCGCGTCTACCAGGCCGTGCTCGACGCCGCCGAGGCCGCCTTCGCCGTCGCCAGGCCGGGCGTGAAGTTCCGCGAGGTGCACGCGGCGGCCATGGAGGTCGTCGCCGACCGGCTGTCCGCCTGGGGGATGCTGCCCGTTGACGCCGCCACCTCCCTCGGCGAGGAGGGGCAGTTCCACCGGCGCTGGATGCCGCACGGCACGAGCCACCACCTCGGCCTCGACGTCCACGACTGCGCGCAGGCCCGCAAGGAGATGTACCTCGACGCCGAGCTGCGCGAGGGGATGGTCTTCACCATCGAGCCGGGGATCTACATCAAGACCGAGGACGAGCTGGCGCCCGAGGAGCTGCGCGGCATCGGCGTCCGCATCGAGGACGACGTGCTCGTCACGGCCGACGGGGTCGAGAACCTGTCGGCCGCCCTCCCCCGCACGCCCGACGACGTCGAGGCGTGGATGGCGTCGCTGCGCTGA
- a CDS encoding DUF6758 family protein, with the protein MGGTAQCPRCDGAVRAPSIWHSGYTCAVHGEVVPLQPPHPADAEHLDWIARHADVPVWLPWPLPDGWLVTGTRCVRDEKHEAQAVVVAVSGPHHGPAGCSPVADVLLVAEQPGSGLGAHLAGRDDLDPGEDLVTGRPAARLHAAGASTPLWSVPAEGDRAVLVGEAGGVWLWALLWPAAAGVTLLDDLELVDLRDPAHELDVPCGALSPRLRWAGQAVPARA; encoded by the coding sequence ATGGGCGGTACAGCGCAGTGCCCCCGCTGCGACGGCGCGGTGAGGGCACCCAGCATCTGGCACTCCGGCTACACCTGTGCGGTGCACGGGGAGGTGGTCCCGCTGCAGCCGCCGCACCCGGCTGACGCCGAGCACCTCGACTGGATCGCCCGGCACGCCGACGTGCCGGTGTGGCTGCCGTGGCCCCTGCCGGACGGGTGGCTCGTCACCGGAACGCGGTGCGTGCGCGACGAGAAGCACGAGGCGCAGGCCGTCGTCGTCGCCGTGTCGGGCCCGCACCACGGCCCCGCCGGCTGCTCACCGGTCGCGGACGTGCTCCTCGTGGCTGAGCAGCCCGGCAGCGGCCTGGGAGCGCACCTGGCCGGACGGGACGACCTGGACCCGGGGGAGGACCTCGTCACGGGCCGCCCGGCCGCCCGGTTGCACGCCGCCGGGGCCTCGACACCGCTGTGGTCGGTCCCGGCCGAGGGCGATCGCGCCGTGCTCGTCGGGGAGGCGGGCGGCGTCTGGTTGTGGGCGCTGCTGTGGCCCGCGGCGGCCGGCGTCACGCTGCTCGACGACCTCGAGCTCGTCGACCTGCGCGACCCCGCCCACGAGCTCGACGTCCCGTGCGGAGCGCTGTCGCCGCGGCTGCGCTGGGCCGGACAGGCGGTTCCCGCCCGCGCCTGA
- a CDS encoding PHP domain-containing protein, with protein MRIDLHTHSTASDGTQSPADVIASAAQAGLDVVALTDHDTSSGWPEATAAADRRGLRFVPGVEISCLLRGVSVHLLSYLHDPEDPALVRMLTESRTSRESRARRMVDRLGPDTGLCWEDVQEHVHGRATIGRPHIADALVARGVVADRDEAFATLLSGRGKYFVPQTAPDPVEAVRVVRAAGGVPVIAHPAASKRGSCIDDDEVAAMAEAGMAGLEVDHRDHSDAERAHLRDLAAALGLFVTGSSDYHGAGKRNLLGENTTDPESLARIDEVAAASRLAHPA; from the coding sequence GTGCGCATCGACCTGCACACGCACTCCACGGCGTCCGACGGGACACAATCCCCGGCCGACGTGATCGCCTCCGCCGCACAGGCCGGACTCGACGTCGTCGCCCTCACCGACCACGACACGAGCTCGGGCTGGCCGGAGGCCACGGCCGCGGCCGACCGACGGGGACTGAGGTTCGTCCCGGGCGTCGAGATCAGCTGTCTGCTCCGTGGAGTGTCCGTGCACCTCTTGTCCTACCTCCACGACCCCGAGGACCCCGCCCTGGTGCGGATGCTGACCGAGTCCCGGACCTCCCGCGAGAGCCGGGCCCGTCGCATGGTCGACCGGCTCGGCCCCGACACGGGCCTGTGCTGGGAGGACGTCCAGGAGCACGTCCACGGGCGGGCCACGATCGGCCGCCCCCACATCGCCGACGCCCTCGTGGCGCGCGGTGTCGTCGCCGACCGTGACGAGGCCTTCGCGACCCTGCTCTCCGGCCGGGGCAAGTACTTCGTGCCGCAGACGGCGCCGGACCCCGTCGAGGCCGTCCGCGTCGTGCGGGCCGCCGGGGGTGTGCCGGTCATCGCCCACCCCGCGGCGTCCAAGCGCGGCAGCTGCATCGACGACGACGAGGTGGCGGCCATGGCCGAGGCCGGGATGGCCGGCCTCGAGGTCGACCACCGCGACCACTCCGACGCCGAGCGCGCCCACCTGCGCGACCTCGCCGCCGCCCTCGGGCTGTTCGTCACCGGGTCCAGCGACTACCACGGGGCGGGCAAGCGGAACCTGCTGGGGGAGAACACGACCGACCCCGAGTCGCTCGCGCGCATCGACGAGGTCGCCGCCGCGTCCCGCCTGGCGCACCCGGCGTGA
- a CDS encoding MarC family protein, translating to MNWQLFGESFVTLFVIMDPLGTVPIFLGLTASFSTTERSRAARQAVVVAFGVIVAFAVFGQRILDYLHISLPALQAAGGLLLLLIALELLTGKGDEPTSTVGVNVAMVPLGTPLLAGPGAIVATMVFVQQAQDWGDRAAIALGVVAVHVTLYLAMRFAGLVHRVLGDSGVLLVTRVAGLLLSAIAVQLVADAVRTFVVGA from the coding sequence GTGAACTGGCAGCTGTTCGGGGAGAGCTTCGTCACGCTCTTCGTCATCATGGACCCGCTCGGGACCGTGCCGATCTTCCTGGGGCTCACCGCGAGCTTCAGCACCACCGAGCGGTCCCGCGCCGCCCGGCAGGCCGTCGTCGTCGCCTTCGGCGTCATCGTCGCCTTCGCCGTCTTCGGCCAGCGCATCCTCGACTACCTGCACATCAGCCTCCCGGCGCTGCAGGCCGCGGGTGGTCTGCTGCTGCTGCTCATCGCCCTCGAGCTGCTGACCGGGAAGGGCGACGAGCCGACGAGCACCGTCGGCGTGAACGTCGCGATGGTGCCGCTCGGCACGCCGCTGCTGGCCGGGCCCGGCGCCATCGTCGCGACCATGGTGTTCGTGCAGCAGGCGCAGGACTGGGGGGACCGCGCGGCCATCGCCCTCGGCGTCGTGGCGGTGCACGTGACGCTGTACCTGGCCATGCGCTTCGCCGGGCTCGTGCACCGCGTCCTGGGCGACTCCGGTGTGCTGCTGGTGACGCGCGTGGCGGGTCTGCTGCTGTCGGCCATCGCCGTGCAGCTGGTCGCCGACGCCGTCCGGACGTTCGTCGTCGGCGCCTGA
- a CDS encoding DEAD/DEAH box helicase has protein sequence MTDTSTTSDETDTVAPTAEAPALRTFAEHGVEPRIAASLAGAGITTPFPIQSMTLPVALTGHDIIGQAKTGTGKTLGFGVPLLQRTAVPGDADYDALPAPGKPQALVIVPTRELATQVAGDLTTASRSYPARILTVYGGRAYEPQIEALAKGIDVVVGTPGRLLDLAQQRHLDLSHVTCVVLDEADEMLDLGFLPDVERLLAQTNPARQTMLFSATMPGPVVAMARSYMRQPTHIRAVDPTDDGATVAAITQFAYRTHALDKVEVLARMLQATGRGLTIIFSRTKRTAASVAEQLVERGFAAAAIHGDLGQGAREQALRAFRTGKVDVLVATDVAARGIDVEDVTHVVNYQCPEDEKAYLHRIGRTGRAGNTGVAVTFVDWDELPRWSLIDKALGLGFGEPVETYSTSPHLFDDLTIPEGTTGRLPRTQRTRAGLEAEQVEDLGEVGAAKGRRARSGGSSSTGSSRRGGRSSAPQEQEEGVVEERVERPRRTRTRRRTRSGVEVEPGAEATSDTTTDTTTDAAPSAAEAAPEKAPRRRRRTRTSDVAEGAAQEPVTD, from the coding sequence ATGACCGACACCAGCACGACGAGCGACGAGACCGACACCGTCGCCCCCACCGCCGAGGCCCCCGCGCTGCGCACCTTCGCCGAGCACGGCGTGGAACCGCGCATCGCCGCCTCGCTGGCCGGGGCGGGCATCACGACGCCCTTCCCCATCCAGTCCATGACGCTGCCCGTGGCGCTGACCGGGCACGACATCATCGGCCAGGCCAAGACGGGGACGGGCAAGACGCTCGGCTTCGGCGTCCCGCTGCTTCAGCGCACCGCCGTCCCCGGCGACGCCGACTACGACGCGCTGCCCGCGCCGGGCAAGCCGCAGGCCCTGGTCATCGTCCCGACGCGCGAGCTCGCGACGCAGGTCGCCGGCGACCTGACGACGGCGAGCCGTTCGTACCCCGCGCGCATCCTCACGGTCTACGGCGGCCGTGCGTACGAGCCGCAGATCGAGGCGCTGGCCAAGGGGATCGACGTCGTCGTCGGCACCCCCGGCCGCTTGCTCGACCTGGCCCAGCAGCGCCACCTGGACCTTTCGCACGTCACGTGCGTCGTCCTGGACGAGGCCGACGAGATGCTCGACCTCGGGTTCCTGCCCGACGTGGAACGGCTCCTGGCCCAGACCAACCCGGCCCGTCAGACGATGCTCTTCTCGGCGACCATGCCCGGCCCGGTCGTCGCGATGGCGCGCTCCTACATGCGCCAGCCCACCCACATCCGCGCGGTGGACCCCACGGACGACGGCGCCACCGTCGCCGCCATCACGCAGTTCGCCTACCGCACCCACGCCCTCGACAAGGTCGAGGTGCTCGCGCGGATGCTGCAGGCCACCGGCCGTGGGCTGACGATCATCTTCAGCCGCACCAAGCGCACGGCGGCCTCCGTCGCCGAGCAGCTCGTCGAGCGCGGCTTCGCCGCAGCCGCCATCCACGGCGACCTCGGCCAGGGTGCGCGCGAGCAGGCGCTGCGGGCCTTCCGGACCGGCAAGGTCGACGTCCTCGTCGCCACCGACGTCGCCGCGCGCGGCATCGACGTCGAGGACGTCACGCACGTCGTCAACTACCAGTGCCCCGAGGACGAGAAGGCGTACCTGCACCGCATCGGCCGCACCGGCCGCGCGGGCAACACGGGTGTCGCCGTCACGTTCGTGGACTGGGACGAGCTGCCGCGGTGGAGCCTCATCGACAAGGCGCTCGGCCTCGGCTTCGGCGAGCCCGTCGAGACGTACTCCACGTCGCCGCACCTGTTCGACGACCTGACCATCCCCGAGGGCACGACGGGCCGGCTGCCCCGGACCCAGCGCACGCGCGCCGGTCTGGAGGCCGAGCAGGTCGAGGACCTCGGCGAGGTCGGCGCCGCCAAGGGCCGCCGCGCCCGGTCCGGTGGGTCCTCCAGTACGGGCTCGTCCCGCCGCGGTGGGCGTTCGTCGGCCCCGCAGGAGCAGGAGGAGGGTGTCGTCGAGGAGCGCGTCGAGCGTCCCCGCCGCACCCGGACCCGCCGCCGCACGCGTTCCGGCGTCGAGGTGGAGCCGGGCGCGGAGGCGACCTCGGACACCACCACAGACACCACCACGGACGCGGCCCCGTCCGCCGCCGAGGCCGCACCGGAGAAGGCCCCGCGCCGTCGTCGGCGGACCCGCACGAGCGACGTCGCCGAAGGCGCCGCGCAGGAACCCGTCACCGACTGA